A section of the Caballeronia sp. M1242 genome encodes:
- the xseA gene encoding exodeoxyribonuclease VII large subunit → MTPDSLPTPGGDAVIPVSVLNRAIGTMLERSFPLVWVSGEVSNFTRAASGHWYFSIKDANAQMRCVMFRSRAQYAEFVPREGDKIEVRALVTMYEPRGELQLSVEAVRRTGQGRLYEAFLRLKAQLESEGLFAAERKRALPTHPRGIGIVTSLQAAALRDVLTTLARRAPHVPVIVYPGPVQGTGAGAKLAAMVEAANARREVDVLIVCRGGGSIEDLWAFNEEVLVRAIAASELPVVSGVGHETDFTIADFAADVRAPTPTGAAELVSPQRVLLLRELDHRHAALARAFGRTMERRAQQLDWLARRLVSPAERLARQRVHLRQLASRLATAGARPVRDARAHFALVRYRWERRRPDVAAQSEHLLRLAQRMKSANERRREREKARVSELAARLQVLSPQRTLERGYAALIDTQTGRALRAPNALKPKRALTVHLAQGSADVVLADVQPRLSDDF, encoded by the coding sequence ATGACTCCCGATTCCTTGCCGACGCCAGGTGGCGACGCCGTCATCCCCGTTTCCGTGCTCAACCGTGCGATCGGCACGATGCTGGAGCGGTCGTTTCCGCTCGTCTGGGTATCGGGCGAAGTGTCGAACTTCACGCGCGCCGCGAGCGGCCACTGGTACTTTTCGATCAAGGACGCCAACGCGCAGATGCGCTGCGTGATGTTCCGAAGCCGCGCGCAGTACGCCGAGTTCGTTCCGCGCGAAGGCGACAAGATCGAAGTGCGCGCGCTCGTCACCATGTACGAGCCGCGCGGCGAATTGCAACTGAGCGTCGAAGCGGTGCGGCGCACGGGGCAGGGGCGCCTGTACGAAGCGTTTTTGCGCCTCAAGGCGCAACTGGAGAGCGAAGGCCTCTTCGCCGCCGAGCGCAAGCGCGCGCTGCCGACGCATCCGCGCGGCATCGGCATCGTCACGTCTTTGCAGGCCGCCGCGTTGCGCGACGTGCTGACCACGCTCGCGCGCCGCGCGCCGCACGTGCCGGTGATCGTGTATCCGGGGCCGGTGCAGGGCACGGGCGCCGGCGCGAAACTCGCGGCGATGGTCGAAGCGGCCAACGCGCGGCGCGAAGTCGATGTGCTGATCGTGTGCCGCGGCGGTGGGTCCATCGAAGACTTGTGGGCATTCAACGAGGAAGTGCTCGTCCGGGCGATAGCCGCGAGCGAACTGCCGGTGGTGAGCGGCGTCGGTCACGAGACGGACTTCACCATCGCCGATTTCGCCGCCGATGTCCGCGCGCCCACGCCGACCGGCGCAGCAGAGCTCGTGAGTCCGCAGCGCGTGTTGTTGCTGCGCGAGCTGGATCATCGCCACGCGGCGCTCGCGCGCGCGTTCGGACGCACGATGGAGCGTCGCGCGCAGCAACTCGACTGGCTCGCGCGCAGGCTCGTGAGTCCCGCCGAGCGGCTCGCGCGGCAGCGCGTGCATCTGCGGCAACTCGCGAGCCGTCTTGCAACAGCCGGCGCGCGGCCCGTGCGCGATGCGCGCGCGCACTTCGCGCTCGTGCGCTATCGCTGGGAGCGCAGGCGGCCGGATGTCGCCGCGCAAAGCGAGCACCTGCTGCGGCTTGCGCAGCGCATGAAAAGCGCGAACGAGCGTCGTCGCGAGCGCGAGAAAGCGCGCGTATCCGAGCTCGCGGCGCGTTTGCAGGTGCTGAGTCCGCAGCGCACGCTGGAACGCGGTTATGCCGCGCTCATCGACACGCAAACGGGCCGAGCGCTGCGCGCGCCGAACGCGCTGAAGCCCAAGCGCGCGCTCACGGTTCACCTCGCGCAAGGCTCGGCGGATGTCGTTCTCGCCGACGTTCAGCCGCGTCTGTCCGACGATTTCTGA
- the lpxK gene encoding tetraacyldisaccharide 4'-kinase — protein MSDFKPPIENFFAREWRRRGGVAWALTPFACVFGAIAATRRAFFDVGWMKRVDVGVPVVVVGNVTVGGTGKTPTVIALVEALRAAGFQPGVVSRGYGAKVAEPTSVTPASLANQVGDEPLLIARRTHAPVFVCPDRVAAARALLIAHPNVDVIVSDDGLQHYRLARVFELVVFDDRLGGNGFLLPAGPLREPMSRHRDATLINSPYDRTLPPWPNTFALDLEPGDAWLLDDPSVRRPLAQFAGEKVVAAAGIGSPERFFATLRAAGIAPTTRAFPDHYAYRENPFASVEADAILITEKDAVKFGAWRDARIWVVPVQAVLSPRLIALVVEKLRGRTSA, from the coding sequence ATGTCTGACTTCAAGCCGCCGATCGAAAACTTCTTCGCCCGCGAATGGCGTCGGCGCGGCGGCGTCGCGTGGGCGCTGACGCCGTTTGCGTGCGTGTTCGGCGCGATCGCCGCGACCCGCCGCGCGTTCTTCGACGTGGGCTGGATGAAGCGCGTCGATGTCGGCGTGCCGGTGGTCGTCGTCGGCAACGTGACCGTCGGCGGCACGGGCAAGACGCCGACCGTCATCGCGCTCGTCGAGGCGCTGCGGGCGGCGGGCTTCCAGCCGGGCGTCGTCTCCCGCGGATACGGCGCGAAGGTCGCCGAGCCGACGAGCGTCACGCCCGCGAGCCTCGCGAACCAAGTCGGCGACGAGCCGCTTCTGATCGCGCGCCGCACGCATGCGCCGGTGTTCGTCTGTCCGGACCGCGTCGCCGCCGCGCGCGCTTTGCTGATCGCGCATCCGAATGTCGACGTGATCGTGAGCGACGACGGGCTGCAGCACTATCGCCTCGCGCGCGTGTTCGAACTCGTCGTGTTCGACGACCGCCTTGGCGGCAACGGCTTCCTGCTGCCTGCGGGTCCTTTGCGCGAGCCGATGTCGCGTCATCGCGATGCCACGCTCATCAACAGTCCCTACGACCGCACGCTGCCGCCGTGGCCGAACACGTTCGCGCTCGATCTCGAACCCGGCGACGCCTGGCTGCTCGACGATCCCTCGGTGCGCCGGCCGCTCGCGCAGTTCGCCGGCGAGAAAGTGGTCGCGGCGGCGGGCATCGGCTCGCCCGAGCGCTTTTTCGCGACGCTGCGCGCGGCGGGCATCGCGCCGACGACTCGCGCCTTCCCCGATCACTACGCGTATCGCGAGAATCCGTTCGCCTCGGTGGAAGCGGACGCGATCCTGATCACGGAAAAGGATGCAGTAAAATTCGGAGCCTGGCGCGACGCGCGCATCTGGGTCGTTCCCGTGCAAGCCGTGCTCAGCCCTCGCCTCATCGCTCTCGTTGTGGAGAAACTCCGTGGACGCACGTCTGCTTGA
- a CDS encoding Trm112 family protein, whose amino-acid sequence MDARLLEILVCPICKGPLNYDRAAQELVCNADKLAYPIRDGIPVMLVDEARQTVEGTPVTPLKPVGDL is encoded by the coding sequence GTGGACGCACGTCTGCTTGAAATCCTCGTATGCCCTATCTGCAAGGGCCCGCTCAACTACGACCGCGCGGCACAGGAGCTCGTCTGCAACGCGGACAAACTCGCGTACCCGATTCGCGACGGCATTCCGGTGATGCTCGTGGACGAAGCGCGCCAGACGGTCGAAGGCACGCCCGTTACGCCGCTGAAGCCCGTCGGCGACCTCTGA
- the kdsB gene encoding 3-deoxy-manno-octulosonate cytidylyltransferase, which produces MSVPFIAVIPARLASTRLPNKPLADLGGKPMVVRVAERARESGASHVLVATDSHLVVEAARDHGIEVMLTRSDHPTGTDRLAEVATRLNWSDETIVVNVQGDEPLIDPQLVRDVATHLSAHGECAIATAAHPIHDPGDVFNPNVVKVALDAKSVALYFSRAPIPWSRDAWQPHWPDVAALSALPAVPDNVLRHTGLYAYRAKFLRDFPTLAQAPIEAAEALEQLRALWHGERIAVLVTQDAPPPGVDTPADLARVQALFPRVN; this is translated from the coding sequence ATGTCCGTGCCGTTCATCGCCGTCATTCCCGCGCGTCTCGCGTCCACGCGGCTGCCGAACAAGCCGCTCGCCGATCTCGGCGGCAAACCGATGGTCGTGCGCGTCGCCGAACGGGCGCGCGAGTCGGGCGCGAGTCACGTGCTCGTCGCGACGGACTCGCACCTCGTCGTCGAAGCAGCCCGCGATCACGGCATCGAAGTGATGCTCACGCGCAGCGATCACCCAACCGGCACCGACCGCCTCGCGGAAGTCGCCACGCGCCTGAACTGGAGCGACGAGACGATCGTCGTGAACGTGCAGGGCGACGAACCGCTGATCGACCCGCAACTCGTGCGCGATGTCGCCACGCATCTTTCCGCGCACGGCGAATGCGCGATCGCGACGGCCGCGCATCCGATCCACGATCCCGGCGACGTCTTCAATCCGAACGTGGTGAAGGTCGCGCTGGACGCGAAAAGCGTCGCGCTGTACTTCTCCCGCGCGCCGATTCCGTGGTCGCGCGATGCGTGGCAGCCGCACTGGCCCGACGTCGCCGCGCTGTCCGCGCTGCCCGCCGTGCCGGACAACGTGCTGCGGCATACCGGGCTCTACGCCTACCGCGCGAAGTTTCTGCGCGACTTCCCGACGCTTGCTCAAGCGCCTATCGAAGCGGCCGAAGCCCTCGAACAACTGCGCGCGTTGTGGCACGGCGAGCGTATCGCGGTGCTTGTCACGCAAGACGCGCCGCCGCCCGGCGTCGATACGCCCGCGGACCTCGCGCGCGTGCAGGCGCTCTTTCCACGCGTGAACTGA
- the adk gene encoding adenylate kinase, whose translation MRLILLGAPGAGKGTQANFIKEKFGIPQISTGDMLRAAVKAGSPLGVEAKRYMDAGELVPDLLIINLVKERLLESDCANGYLFDGFPRTIPQAEAMKSAGVVIDYVLEIDVPFNEIITRMSGRRVHAPSGRTYHVTFNPPKNDMVDDVTGEPLIQREDDKEETVRKRLDVYDAQTKPLIAYYNDWAKSGATEDGLKAPQYRRISGSGSVDEIRDRVFAALK comes from the coding sequence ATGCGGTTGATCCTGTTGGGCGCACCCGGCGCGGGCAAGGGCACCCAGGCAAACTTCATCAAGGAGAAATTCGGCATTCCGCAGATTTCCACCGGCGACATGCTGCGCGCCGCCGTCAAGGCGGGCTCGCCGCTCGGCGTCGAGGCGAAACGCTACATGGACGCGGGCGAACTCGTGCCGGACCTGCTCATCATCAATCTGGTGAAGGAGCGGCTGCTGGAGAGCGACTGCGCCAACGGTTATCTGTTCGACGGCTTCCCGCGCACCATTCCGCAGGCTGAAGCCATGAAGAGCGCGGGCGTCGTGATCGACTACGTGCTCGAAATCGATGTGCCCTTCAACGAGATCATCACCCGCATGAGCGGGCGTCGCGTGCATGCGCCGTCGGGGCGCACGTATCACGTTACGTTCAATCCGCCGAAGAACGACATGGTGGACGACGTGACCGGCGAGCCGCTGATCCAGCGCGAGGACGACAAGGAAGAGACCGTGCGCAAGCGTCTCGACGTGTACGACGCGCAGACGAAGCCGCTCATCGCGTATTACAACGACTGGGCGAAGTCGGGCGCCACCGAAGACGGCCTGAAGGCGCCGCAATACCGGCGCATCTCGGGTTCCGGCAGTGTCGATGAAATCCGCGATCGCGTGTTCGCTGCGCTGAAGTAA
- a CDS encoding 3-hydroxyacyl-CoA dehydrogenase: MEMKDNVVLITGGASGLGAATARIVAGNGGKPVIADMNEAAGEALARDLSGVFVKCDVSREDDGQRAVDAATKLGTLRGLVNCAGIAPASKTVGGDGPHPLDLFSKVVAVNLIGTFNMVRLAANAMSKNEPNGAGERGVIVNTASVAAFDGQIGQAAYAASKSGVAGMTLPIARDLARSGIRVMTIAPGIFETPMLLGMPPDVQTALGAMVPFPSRFGKPDEFAMLVKQIFDNPMLNGEVIRLDGAIRMQPK; this comes from the coding sequence ATGGAGATGAAAGACAACGTCGTGTTGATCACGGGCGGCGCCTCGGGCCTCGGCGCGGCGACCGCGCGCATCGTCGCGGGCAATGGCGGCAAGCCCGTGATCGCCGACATGAACGAAGCCGCGGGCGAAGCGCTTGCGCGCGATTTGTCCGGTGTGTTCGTGAAGTGCGACGTGAGCCGCGAAGACGACGGGCAACGCGCCGTCGACGCCGCGACGAAGCTCGGCACGCTGCGCGGCCTCGTGAACTGCGCGGGCATCGCGCCGGCATCGAAGACGGTTGGGGGCGACGGCCCGCACCCGCTCGATCTCTTCAGCAAGGTCGTCGCGGTGAATCTGATCGGCACATTCAACATGGTCCGGCTCGCGGCCAACGCGATGTCGAAGAACGAGCCGAACGGCGCGGGCGAACGCGGCGTGATCGTAAATACGGCGTCGGTGGCGGCATTCGACGGGCAGATCGGGCAGGCGGCGTACGCGGCGTCGAAAAGCGGCGTCGCGGGCATGACGCTGCCGATCGCACGCGATCTCGCGCGCAGCGGCATCCGCGTGATGACGATCGCGCCGGGCATCTTCGAAACGCCGATGCTGCTCGGCATGCCGCCCGACGTGCAGACGGCGCTCGGCGCGATGGTGCCGTTCCCTTCCCGCTTCGGCAAGCCGGACGAGTTCGCGATGCTGGTCAAGCAGATTTTCGACAACCCGATGCTCAACGGCGAAGTGATCCGCCTCGACGGCGCGATCCGCATGCAGCCGAAATAA
- a CDS encoding SirB1 family protein: protein MTTTRILDYFSALMADDESLPLTEAALSLAQDAYPDVDMQAVLAELDELVVRARRRMPEDADVKQRVEALNRYFFRELGFSSNLNDYYDPDNSYLNAVLRRRRGIPISLAVIYLEMAEQLGLPVQGVSFPGHFLLRVATPGSDLMLDPTTGQSLSEAQMVEMLEPYVQRVGESIGSALRVLLQPATRREIVARMLRNLKSIYLQTERWQRLLAVQQRLVIALPDSIEEVRDRGFAYARLDYLRPALEDLQRYLEDRPDADDATVVESELHDLRLRTQENGD from the coding sequence ATGACGACGACGCGTATCCTCGACTATTTCTCGGCCCTGATGGCCGACGACGAGAGCCTGCCGCTCACGGAGGCCGCGCTGTCGCTCGCGCAGGACGCCTATCCGGACGTCGACATGCAAGCGGTGCTCGCGGAACTGGACGAACTGGTGGTGCGCGCGCGTCGCCGCATGCCGGAGGACGCGGACGTCAAACAACGCGTCGAGGCGCTCAATCGCTATTTCTTCCGCGAGCTGGGCTTCTCCAGCAACCTGAACGATTACTACGATCCGGACAACAGTTATCTGAACGCCGTGCTGCGCCGTCGGCGCGGCATTCCGATTTCGCTTGCCGTCATCTATCTGGAAATGGCCGAGCAGCTTGGCTTGCCGGTGCAGGGCGTGTCGTTTCCGGGGCATTTCCTGTTGCGCGTCGCCACGCCCGGCAGCGATCTCATGCTCGATCCGACCACCGGCCAATCGCTCTCCGAAGCGCAGATGGTCGAGATGTTGGAGCCGTATGTGCAGCGCGTCGGTGAATCGATCGGCAGCGCGTTGCGCGTGCTGTTGCAGCCCGCGACGCGCCGCGAAATCGTCGCGAGAATGCTGCGCAACCTCAAGAGCATCTATCTTCAGACGGAGCGTTGGCAGCGTTTGCTTGCCGTGCAGCAGCGGTTGGTGATCGCGTTGCCGGACAGTATCGAGGAAGTGCGCGACCGCGGCTTTGCGTACGCGCGGCTCGACTATTTGCGCCCCGCGCTCGAAGACCTTCAGCGCTATCTGGAAGACCGCCCGGACGCGGACGACGCCACCGTCGTCGAGTCCGAGCTGCACGATCTGCGGCTACGCACGCAGGAAAACGGCGACTGA
- the murJ gene encoding murein biosynthesis integral membrane protein MurJ, which yields MNLFRALLTVSGFTLLSRVTGLIRETLIARAFGASLYTDAFYVAFRIPNLLRRLSAEGAFAQAFVPILAEFKNSKGHDPTKALVDAMSTVLTWGLVVLSLVGMAGAGWVVFAVASGLRHDGAAYGLAVEMTRIMFPYIIFISMTTLASGVLNTYKQFSLPAFAPVLLNVAFIFAAVFVAPHMKVPVYALAYAVIAGGLLQFLVQLPGLKKIDMMPAVGLNFRRALAHPGVKRVLAKMVPATFAVSVGQLSLIINTNIASNIGQGAVSWINYADRLMEFPTALLGAALGTILLPSLSKAHVDANADEYSALLDWGLRITFLLAAPSAVALFFFAEPLTATLFHYGKFDGHSVVMVGRALSAYGIGLVGLILIKILAPGFYAKQDIKTPVKIAVGVLIMTQVSNYIFVPIFSHAGLTLSIGLGALANALLLFIGLRRRGIYRPSPGWTRFFVQLIGACLVLAGAMHWVSANFDWIAMRATPFARIMLLGASLVVFAGLYFGMLSAMGFKYAYFKRRAH from the coding sequence ATGAATCTATTCCGAGCCCTCCTGACGGTCAGCGGCTTCACGCTGCTGTCGCGCGTGACCGGCCTGATCCGCGAAACGCTGATCGCCCGAGCCTTCGGCGCCAGTCTCTACACCGACGCCTTTTACGTCGCGTTCCGCATCCCGAACCTGCTGCGGCGCCTGTCCGCGGAAGGCGCGTTCGCCCAGGCGTTCGTGCCGATCCTCGCCGAGTTCAAGAACAGCAAGGGGCATGATCCGACCAAGGCGCTCGTCGATGCCATGTCGACCGTGCTGACCTGGGGCCTCGTCGTGTTGTCGCTCGTTGGCATGGCGGGCGCGGGCTGGGTCGTGTTCGCGGTCGCGTCGGGGCTCAGGCACGACGGCGCGGCGTACGGCCTTGCCGTGGAGATGACGCGGATCATGTTTCCGTACATCATCTTCATTTCGATGACGACGCTCGCCTCGGGCGTCCTTAACACGTACAAGCAGTTCTCGCTGCCCGCGTTCGCGCCGGTGCTGCTTAACGTGGCGTTCATCTTCGCGGCGGTGTTCGTCGCGCCGCACATGAAAGTGCCGGTGTACGCGCTCGCCTACGCGGTGATCGCGGGCGGCCTGCTGCAATTCCTCGTGCAACTGCCCGGCTTGAAGAAGATCGACATGATGCCGGCTGTCGGCCTGAACTTCCGGCGCGCGCTCGCGCATCCCGGCGTCAAGCGCGTGCTTGCCAAGATGGTGCCCGCGACGTTCGCGGTGTCGGTCGGGCAACTGAGCCTCATCATCAACACGAATATCGCGTCGAACATCGGGCAGGGCGCGGTGTCGTGGATCAACTACGCCGACCGGCTGATGGAATTCCCGACCGCGCTGCTCGGCGCGGCGCTCGGCACGATCTTGCTGCCGAGCTTGTCGAAAGCGCACGTCGACGCCAACGCCGACGAATATTCCGCGCTCCTCGACTGGGGCTTGCGCATCACGTTCCTGCTCGCGGCGCCCAGCGCCGTCGCGCTCTTCTTCTTCGCCGAGCCGCTCACCGCGACGCTTTTTCACTACGGCAAGTTCGACGGTCATTCGGTCGTGATGGTCGGCCGCGCGCTGTCGGCGTACGGCATCGGGCTCGTCGGGCTGATCCTGATCAAGATTCTCGCGCCCGGTTTCTACGCGAAGCAGGACATCAAGACGCCGGTGAAGATCGCCGTCGGCGTGCTCATCATGACGCAGGTGAGCAATTACATCTTCGTGCCGATTTTCTCGCACGCGGGGCTGACGCTGTCCATCGGCCTCGGCGCGCTCGCCAACGCGCTGCTGCTTTTCATCGGACTGCGCCGCCGCGGGATTTATCGGCCGTCGCCGGGCTGGACGCGCTTTTTCGTGCAGCTGATCGGCGCGTGCCTCGTGCTCGCCGGCGCGATGCACTGGGTGTCGGCCAATTTCGACTGGATTGCCATGCGCGCGACACCCTTCGCACGAATCATGCTGCTCGGAGCTAGCCTGGTTGTGTTCGCGGGACTGTATTTCGGTATGCTTTCCGCAATGGGCTTCAAATACGCTTACTTCAAGAGACGAGCGCATTGA
- the rpsT gene encoding 30S ribosomal protein S20: MANTAQARKRARQAAKANSHNSALRSKFRTAIKAVRKAIEAGDQAKAAEVFKSSVKTMDIIADKKIIHKNKAARHKSRLAAAIKGLQAPAAQ; the protein is encoded by the coding sequence ATGGCAAATACCGCTCAAGCTCGCAAGCGCGCCCGTCAGGCCGCCAAAGCCAACTCGCACAACTCGGCGCTGCGCTCGAAGTTCCGCACGGCCATCAAGGCAGTTCGCAAGGCAATCGAAGCCGGCGATCAGGCCAAGGCCGCCGAAGTGTTCAAGTCGTCGGTCAAGACGATGGACATCATCGCGGACAAGAAGATCATCCACAAGAACAAGGCCGCTCGTCACAAGAGCCGCCTGGCTGCAGCCATCAAGGGTCTGCAGGCTCCCGCAGCCCAGTAA
- a CDS encoding DUF3579 domain-containing protein: MAESSPTEYFIQGITKSGRKFRPSDWSERLCGVMSGFGPKAKGPNARLQYSIYVRPTMIGDIKVVIVDSRLRDIEPMAFDFVLNFAKDNDLVVTEACELPPHHGTQTQQRR; the protein is encoded by the coding sequence ATGGCTGAATCATCCCCTACCGAGTACTTCATACAAGGCATCACCAAGAGCGGGAGGAAGTTTCGGCCGAGCGACTGGTCGGAGCGCCTGTGCGGTGTCATGTCGGGCTTCGGGCCGAAAGCGAAAGGGCCGAACGCGCGCCTGCAATATTCCATCTATGTGCGCCCGACCATGATCGGCGATATCAAGGTCGTGATCGTCGATTCGCGTCTGCGCGACATCGAGCCGATGGCCTTCGACTTCGTACTGAATTTCGCGAAGGACAACGACCTGGTGGTGACCGAGGCGTGCGAATTGCCGCCGCATCACGGCACGCAGACGCAGCAGCGTCGCTAG
- the argF gene encoding ornithine carbamoyltransferase, with protein sequence MTAKKIRHYLQFKDFSLDDYEYVLERARILKRKFKNYETYHPLHDRTLAMIFEKNSTRTRLSFEAGIFQLGGHAVFMSTRDTQLGRGEPIEDAAQVISRMVDIIMIRTFGQDIIQRFAENSRVPVINGLTNEYHPCQVLADIFTYYEHRGPIHGKTVAWVGDANNMLYTWIEAAQILGFKLRLSTPEGYKLDRTLVAAESAPFYEEFADPNEACAGADLVTTDVWTSMGFEAENEARKKAFADYCVDADMMARANADALFMHCLPAHRGEEVSAEVIDGPQSVVWDEAENRLHVQKALMEYLLLGKLNH encoded by the coding sequence ATGACCGCCAAGAAAATTCGCCACTATCTTCAGTTCAAGGATTTTTCGCTCGACGATTACGAGTACGTGCTGGAACGCGCCCGCATTCTGAAGCGCAAGTTCAAGAACTACGAGACGTATCACCCGCTGCACGACCGCACGCTCGCGATGATCTTCGAGAAGAACTCGACGCGCACGCGCCTTTCGTTCGAGGCGGGCATCTTCCAGTTGGGCGGTCACGCGGTGTTCATGAGCACGCGCGACACGCAACTCGGGCGCGGGGAGCCGATCGAGGATGCGGCGCAGGTCATTTCGCGCATGGTGGACATCATCATGATCCGCACGTTCGGGCAGGACATCATCCAGCGATTCGCGGAGAACTCGCGCGTGCCGGTCATCAACGGGCTGACCAACGAATACCATCCGTGCCAGGTGCTCGCGGACATCTTCACGTATTACGAGCATCGCGGGCCGATTCACGGCAAGACCGTCGCGTGGGTCGGCGACGCCAACAACATGCTGTACACGTGGATCGAAGCCGCGCAGATTCTCGGCTTCAAGCTGCGTCTGTCCACGCCGGAAGGCTACAAGCTCGACCGCACACTGGTGGCGGCCGAGAGCGCGCCGTTCTACGAAGAATTCGCCGATCCGAACGAAGCCTGCGCGGGCGCGGACCTCGTCACCACGGACGTGTGGACGAGCATGGGTTTCGAGGCGGAGAACGAGGCGCGCAAGAAGGCGTTCGCGGACTATTGCGTCGATGCCGACATGATGGCGCGCGCCAACGCGGATGCGCTCTTCATGCATTGCCTGCCGGCGCATCGCGGCGAGGAAGTGAGCGCGGAAGTGATCGACGGGCCGCAGAGCGTCGTTTGGGACGAGGCGGAAAACCGCCTGCACGTGCAGAAGGCGCTGATGGAATATCTGCTGCTCGGCAAGCTGAACCACTGA
- the murB gene encoding UDP-N-acetylmuramate dehydrogenase has product MSDAFFPAPALLADYSLRPHNTFGFDVRARHAMQIDSVEAAAALAADARIAGMPRLVLGGGSNVVLTRDFEGVALVVGIMGKRVIGEDDDAYLVEAGAGENWHAFVAWTLAQGMPGLENLALIPGTVGAAPIQNIGAYGLEMGERFERLHAVEMATGARAEFDRDACAFGYRDSFFKRAGRGRFLITSVVFRLPKAWTPRADYADVARALEGASSCDAQAIFDAVIAVRRAKLPDWTVLGNAGSFFKNPVVSAEAFYALRAREPGVVSYAQPDGSVKLAAGWLIDQCGWKGRGIGGAAVHERQALVLVNRGGATGAQVLQLAEAIRSDVLARFGVDLEMEPVVV; this is encoded by the coding sequence ATGTCCGACGCCTTCTTTCCCGCGCCCGCGCTCCTCGCGGATTACTCGCTGCGTCCGCACAACACGTTCGGCTTCGATGTTCGCGCGCGTCACGCGATGCAGATCGATAGCGTCGAGGCCGCCGCTGCGCTCGCCGCCGACGCGCGGATCGCCGGCATGCCTCGCCTCGTGCTCGGCGGCGGCAGCAACGTCGTGTTGACGCGCGATTTCGAGGGCGTCGCGCTCGTCGTCGGCATCATGGGCAAGCGTGTGATCGGCGAGGACGACGACGCGTATCTGGTCGAAGCCGGCGCGGGCGAGAACTGGCATGCGTTCGTTGCGTGGACGCTCGCACAGGGCATGCCGGGGCTCGAAAACCTCGCGCTGATTCCCGGCACCGTGGGCGCCGCGCCGATCCAGAACATCGGCGCATACGGCCTCGAAATGGGCGAGCGCTTCGAGCGGCTTCACGCCGTGGAGATGGCGACGGGCGCGCGAGCCGAATTCGACCGCGACGCGTGCGCGTTCGGCTACCGCGACAGCTTCTTCAAGCGCGCGGGGCGCGGGCGGTTCCTGATCACGTCAGTGGTTTTCCGTCTGCCGAAAGCGTGGACGCCGCGCGCCGATTACGCGGACGTCGCGCGCGCGCTGGAAGGCGCGTCGTCGTGCGACGCGCAGGCCATCTTCGACGCCGTGATCGCCGTGCGTCGCGCGAAGCTGCCGGACTGGACCGTGCTCGGCAACGCGGGCAGCTTCTTCAAGAATCCGGTTGTGAGCGCAGAAGCGTTCTACGCGTTGCGCGCGCGCGAACCCGGCGTCGTCTCGTACGCGCAGCCGGACGGCAGCGTGAAGCTCGCGGCGGGCTGGCTGATCGACCAGTGCGGGTGGAAGGGGCGCGGCATCGGCGGGGCGGCGGTGCACGAGCGGCAAGCACTCGTGCTCGTGAATCGCGGCGGCGCGACCGGCGCGCAAGTGCTCCAACTGGCTGAAGCGATCAGAAGCGATGTGCTCGCGCGATTCGGCGTCGATTTGGAGATGGAGCCGGTCGTCGTCTGA
- a CDS encoding YajQ family cyclic di-GMP-binding protein has product MPSFDVVSEANMIEVKNAIEQSNKEISTRFDFKGSDSRVEQKERELTLYADDDFKLGQVKDVLLSKLAKRGVDVRFLDYGKQEKIGGDKLKQVVTIKKGVSGDLAKKVVKIVKDSKIKVQASIQGDAVRVQGAKRDDLQSTIALLKKEVTDTPLDFNNFRD; this is encoded by the coding sequence ATGCCATCGTTTGACGTCGTCAGCGAAGCAAACATGATCGAAGTGAAGAACGCGATCGAGCAGTCCAACAAGGAAATCTCGACGCGCTTCGACTTCAAGGGTTCGGATTCACGCGTCGAGCAGAAGGAGCGCGAGTTGACGCTCTACGCCGACGACGACTTCAAGCTCGGCCAGGTGAAGGACGTGCTGCTGTCGAAGCTCGCCAAGCGCGGCGTCGACGTGCGGTTCCTGGACTATGGCAAGCAGGAGAAGATCGGCGGCGACAAGCTGAAGCAGGTCGTCACCATCAAAAAAGGCGTGTCGGGCGATCTGGCGAAGAAAGTCGTCAAGATCGTGAAGGACAGCAAGATCAAGGTGCAGGCGAGCATTCAGGGCGATGCCGTGCGCGTGCAAGGCGCGAAGCGCGACGATTTGCAGAGCACCATCGCGCTCTTGAAGAAAGAAGTGACGGATACGCCGCTCGACTTCAACAACTTCCGCGACTGA